In a single window of the Streptomyces cinnabarinus genome:
- a CDS encoding gamma-glutamyl-gamma-aminobutyrate hydrolase family protein, whose amino-acid sequence MARPLIGVSTYLEKGARWGVWELDAALLPAGYPRLVQRAGGLAAMLPPDDPEHAAAAVARLDGLVVAGGPDVEPVRYGAERELRTGPPARERDAWELALIEAALAVRLPLLGICRGMQLLNVALGGTLVQHLEGHAEVVGVFGRHPVKPVPGTRYAGLVPEETAVPTYHHQSVDRLGTGLVPSAHATDGTVEALELPSTAGWVLGVQWHPEMGEDVRVMSALVEAGRRRRPEPPAP is encoded by the coding sequence GTGGCCAGGCCGCTGATCGGGGTCAGCACCTATCTGGAGAAGGGTGCGCGCTGGGGCGTGTGGGAGCTGGACGCGGCGCTGCTGCCGGCCGGTTATCCGCGGCTGGTGCAGCGGGCGGGCGGCCTGGCCGCGATGCTGCCGCCGGACGACCCGGAGCACGCGGCGGCGGCCGTCGCCCGGCTGGACGGGCTGGTCGTCGCGGGCGGGCCCGATGTGGAGCCGGTGCGCTACGGCGCCGAGCGGGAGCTGCGGACGGGGCCTCCGGCGCGGGAGCGGGACGCGTGGGAACTGGCGCTGATCGAGGCGGCGCTGGCGGTGCGCCTGCCGCTGCTGGGGATCTGCCGGGGCATGCAGCTGCTGAACGTCGCGCTCGGCGGCACCCTGGTCCAGCATCTGGAGGGCCATGCCGAGGTGGTCGGCGTCTTCGGCCGCCACCCGGTCAAGCCGGTGCCGGGCACGCGCTACGCCGGACTCGTGCCGGAGGAGACGGCGGTACCGACGTACCACCACCAGTCGGTGGACCGCCTCGGCACGGGCCTCGTGCCGTCCGCGCACGCCACGGACGGCACGGTGGAGGCACTGGAACTGCCGTCCACGGCGGGCTGGGTGCTGGGGGTGCAGTGGCATCCGGAGATGGGCGAGGACGTGAGGGTGATGTCAGCACTGGTGGAGGCGGGTCGGAGAAGGCGGCCGGAGCCGCCGGCCCCCTGA
- a CDS encoding LysR family transcriptional regulator, whose protein sequence is MSSAVTTSLAHRVPDLGALELLLAVARLGSLGGAARELGITQPAASSRIRSMERQLGVALVDRSPRGSRLTDAGALVTDWARRIVEAAEAFDVGAQALRDRRDSRLRVAASMTIAEYLLPGWLLALRAGRPDTAVSLLAGNSTAVAERLLADEADLGFVEGLTVPTGLDSVVIARDRLIVVTAPGHAWSRRRRPLTAEELAVTPLILREKGSGTRQVLDTALGGLARPLIELSSTTAVKAAAVSGAGPAVLSELAVREELSLRRLVSIPVADVSLARDLRAVWPTGHRPVGPARDLLQLTRS, encoded by the coding sequence ATGAGCAGTGCGGTGACGACATCCCTGGCCCACCGGGTGCCCGACCTCGGGGCGCTGGAACTGCTGCTGGCCGTGGCCCGGCTCGGCAGTCTCGGCGGGGCGGCGCGTGAGCTGGGCATCACCCAGCCCGCGGCCAGCAGCCGGATCCGGTCGATGGAACGGCAGCTCGGGGTGGCGCTGGTGGACCGGTCGCCGCGAGGCTCACGGCTGACGGACGCCGGTGCGCTGGTGACCGACTGGGCCCGGCGGATCGTGGAGGCGGCGGAGGCCTTCGACGTGGGCGCGCAGGCGCTGCGGGACCGGCGGGACTCGCGGCTGCGGGTGGCGGCGAGCATGACGATCGCCGAGTACCTGCTGCCCGGGTGGCTGCTGGCGCTGCGCGCGGGGCGCCCGGACACGGCGGTGTCGCTGCTCGCGGGCAACTCGACGGCGGTGGCCGAGCGGCTGCTCGCGGACGAGGCGGATCTGGGGTTCGTGGAGGGGCTCACCGTCCCCACCGGGCTGGACTCGGTGGTGATCGCCCGTGACCGGCTGATCGTGGTGACGGCGCCGGGCCACGCCTGGTCGCGCAGGCGGCGGCCGCTGACGGCCGAGGAGCTGGCGGTGACGCCGCTGATCCTCCGGGAGAAGGGCTCCGGCACGCGGCAGGTCCTGGACACGGCGCTGGGTGGTCTGGCCCGGCCGTTGATCGAGCTGTCCTCCACCACGGCGGTGAAGGCGGCGGCGGTGAGCGGGGCGGGGCCGGCGGTCCTGAGCGAGCTCGCGGTGCGTGAGGAGCTGTCGCTGCGGCGGCTGGTGAGCATCCCGGTCGCGGACGTCTCCCTCGCCCGCGACCTGCGGGCGGTGTGGCCGACGGGGCATCGGCCGGTGGGGCCGGCTCGGGATCTGCTGCAACTGACGCGTTCCTGA
- a CDS encoding TDT family transporter — translation MVTAAQPHRRAPAVRHLGPNWYACVMGTAIVATAGAALPVPIPRSVLTAVWALSLALLGTLLAARALHWTHHRDQARAHLLDPATAPFYGCLSMALLAVGGGALTVGRDWIGTGAAVALDIVLFGAGTAVGLAAAVAVPYLMAVRHRVQPGQATPVWLLPLVAPMVSAALGPLLVPYLPAGQARETLLLGCFALFGLSLIATLLMLPLVFARLVTVGPLPLALTPTLFLVLGPLGQSTTAVGKFAEYAPGVVPDPYSQGFDVLAVLYGVPVMGFAVLWLGFAAAHVVRARRRGMRFAMTWWAFTFPVGTCVTGAEALARHTGLVVYDGLAVGLYALLVAAWLVAAARTARGLLSGALLAGPRPALPAPWPVTVRTTSGAVR, via the coding sequence ATGGTCACCGCCGCCCAGCCCCATCGCCGTGCCCCGGCGGTCCGCCACCTCGGACCGAACTGGTACGCCTGCGTCATGGGAACCGCCATCGTCGCCACCGCCGGCGCCGCGCTCCCGGTCCCGATCCCCCGCAGTGTGCTCACCGCCGTCTGGGCCCTGTCCCTGGCCCTGCTCGGCACGCTCCTGGCCGCCCGCGCCCTGCACTGGACCCACCACCGCGACCAGGCCCGCGCCCACCTCCTGGACCCCGCGACGGCACCCTTCTACGGCTGCCTCTCCATGGCCCTGCTCGCGGTCGGCGGCGGCGCCCTGACCGTCGGCCGGGACTGGATCGGCACCGGGGCGGCGGTGGCCCTCGACATCGTGCTGTTCGGCGCCGGTACGGCCGTGGGACTCGCGGCCGCCGTCGCCGTCCCGTACCTGATGGCCGTACGCCACCGGGTGCAGCCCGGTCAGGCCACGCCCGTGTGGCTGCTGCCGCTCGTCGCGCCCATGGTGTCCGCGGCCCTCGGTCCGCTGCTGGTGCCGTATCTGCCCGCCGGGCAGGCGCGGGAGACACTGCTGCTCGGCTGCTTCGCGTTGTTCGGGCTGAGCCTGATCGCCACCCTGCTGATGCTGCCGCTGGTCTTCGCCCGGCTGGTCACCGTGGGGCCGCTGCCGCTCGCGCTGACCCCGACCCTGTTCCTGGTGCTGGGTCCGCTCGGCCAGTCGACCACCGCCGTCGGCAAGTTCGCGGAGTACGCGCCCGGCGTCGTACCGGACCCGTACAGCCAGGGCTTCGATGTGCTGGCCGTGCTCTACGGCGTGCCGGTGATGGGTTTCGCGGTGCTGTGGCTGGGGTTCGCCGCCGCCCATGTGGTGCGCGCCCGGCGCCGGGGCATGCGCTTCGCGATGACCTGGTGGGCGTTCACCTTCCCGGTCGGCACCTGTGTCACCGGCGCCGAGGCCCTGGCCCGGCACACCGGGCTCGTCGTGTACGACGGGCTCGCGGTCGGCCTGTACGCGCTGCTCGTGGCCGCCTGGCTGGTCGCCGCCGCGCGGACCGCGCGCGGGCTGCTCAGCGGAGCGCTGCTCGCAGGGCCGCGCCCAGCACTTCCGGCGCCTTGGCCAGTGACGGTCCGTACCACGTCAGGTGCCGTCCGCTGA
- a CDS encoding helical backbone metal receptor: MRVVSLVPSLTEAVAVSVPGVLVGATDWCTHPAGLDVTRIGGTKNPKVERILELVPDLVIANEEENRAPDLAALRAAGVEVLVTEVREVPQALRELDRVLTACGVRTRPRWLDEAEETWSAPLAPDRRTTAVVPIWRRPWMVLGRDTFAGDVLARLGVDHAYAAHEDRYPRVPLEELQAAAPDVVVLPDEPYRFTADDGPEAFPGLPCALVSGRHLTWYGPSLAKAPEVLGAALRAALR, translated from the coding sequence ATGCGGGTCGTCTCCCTGGTGCCGTCCCTGACGGAGGCCGTGGCCGTCTCGGTCCCCGGCGTCCTCGTCGGCGCCACGGACTGGTGCACGCACCCGGCCGGTCTCGACGTGACCCGGATCGGCGGCACCAAGAACCCGAAGGTGGAGCGGATCCTCGAACTCGTCCCCGACCTGGTGATCGCCAACGAGGAGGAGAACCGCGCCCCCGACCTCGCGGCCCTGCGGGCGGCGGGCGTCGAGGTGCTGGTCACCGAGGTCCGCGAGGTGCCGCAGGCCCTGCGGGAACTGGACCGGGTGCTGACCGCGTGCGGCGTCCGCACGCGCCCGCGCTGGCTGGACGAGGCGGAGGAGACCTGGTCGGCGCCGCTCGCCCCGGACCGCCGTACGACGGCCGTGGTGCCGATCTGGCGGCGGCCCTGGATGGTGCTGGGCCGCGACACCTTCGCCGGTGACGTCCTGGCCCGCCTCGGTGTGGACCACGCCTACGCGGCCCACGAGGACCGCTACCCGCGCGTCCCGCTGGAGGAGCTGCAGGCGGCGGCCCCCGATGTGGTCGTCCTCCCGGACGAGCCCTACCGCTTCACGGCCGACGACGGTCCGGAGGCCTTCCCCGGACTGCCCTGCGCGCTCGTCAGCGGACGGCACCTGACGTGGTACGGACCGTCACTGGCCAAGGCGCCGGAAGTGCTGGGCGCGGCCCTGCGAGCAGCGCTCCGCTGA
- a CDS encoding helix-turn-helix domain-containing protein: protein MGDHKEQPLRVGAAVRRRRRALELTLAVVAERSGLSVPFLSQVENDRARPSRSSLEKLADALRTTAVELLAAADPACSVDVVRAECAEPPPEPRTRSLVRGHHQMHASEFTGDHEAGREIQYRNDQLMYVADGAVEIEAEGRAYRLGRGDTLYLTGGVRHRWRATVPDTRVVVVAVAEHIEAVQDRPR from the coding sequence ATGGGCGACCACAAAGAGCAGCCCCTGCGGGTGGGCGCGGCCGTGCGGCGGCGCCGTCGCGCGCTGGAGCTCACCCTCGCCGTCGTGGCCGAGCGCAGCGGCCTGTCGGTGCCCTTCCTCAGCCAGGTCGAGAACGACCGGGCCCGCCCCTCCAGAAGCTCCCTGGAGAAGCTCGCCGACGCCCTGCGCACCACGGCCGTCGAACTCCTCGCCGCGGCCGACCCGGCGTGCAGCGTCGACGTCGTACGCGCCGAGTGCGCCGAGCCGCCGCCCGAGCCCCGGACGCGCTCCCTGGTGCGCGGCCACCACCAGATGCACGCCTCCGAGTTCACCGGGGACCACGAGGCGGGCCGCGAGATCCAGTACCGCAACGACCAGCTGATGTACGTCGCCGACGGCGCCGTCGAGATCGAGGCGGAGGGCCGCGCCTACCGCCTCGGCCGCGGGGACACCCTCTACCTCACCGGCGGGGTCCGCCACCGCTGGCGGGCCACCGTGCCGGACACCCGGGTGGTGGTCGTGGCGGTGGCCGAGCACATCGAGGCGGTCCAGGACCGGCCGCGCTGA